In one Tissierellales bacterium genomic region, the following are encoded:
- a CDS encoding helix-turn-helix domain-containing protein produces MFAKRLRLLRTELGLTQKELADKLNIRNTAISKYELGEREPDIETLAFLSNLFDVSVDYLIGKSDERNHDKPSMTIKRYNLVEGVEELPQEAIDQIDEYIRLLKLKYKNENKGNN; encoded by the coding sequence ATGTTTGCCAAAAGACTTAGACTATTGAGAACTGAATTGGGTTTGACTCAAAAAGAGCTTGCTGACAAGTTAAATATAAGAAATACTGCTATTTCAAAATATGAACTCGGCGAACGAGAGCCCGATATAGAAACCCTTGCTTTTCTATCAAATTTATTTGATGTTTCCGTTGACTATCTAATAGGCAAATCAGATGAGCGAAACCACGACAAACCATCTATGACTATCAAGCGATACAATTTAGTTGAAGGCGTAGAAGAACTGCCTCAAGAAGCCATCGATCAAATAGATGAATACATAAGACTATTGAAACTAAAATACAAAAATGAAAACAAAGGCAACAACTAA
- a CDS encoding helix-turn-helix domain-containing protein, whose product MSNLPERIKLLRKEKKLTQSEFGKIFGIAKSTVSMYENGNSSPDDELKIKIADHFNVSVDYLLGRTDERGGFKYSASEKKSFALKENFGELPQEALDQIDEYIRFLKFKYKDK is encoded by the coding sequence ATGTCAAATTTACCTGAGAGAATAAAATTATTAAGAAAAGAGAAAAAACTAACTCAATCTGAATTTGGTAAAATATTTGGAATAGCAAAATCAACTGTTTCCATGTACGAAAATGGAAATAGCTCTCCAGATGATGAACTCAAAATCAAAATAGCCGATCACTTCAATGTATCTGTAGACTATCTTCTAGGTAGAACAGATGAGAGAGGCGGATTTAAATACTCAGCATCAGAGAAAAAATCATTTGCCCTAAAAGAAAACTTCGGCGAATTGCCACAGGAAGCTTTAGATCAAATAGACGAATACATCAGATTTTTGAAATTTAAATACAAAGATAAATAA